Below is a window of Leifsonia sp. NPDC080035 DNA.
AACGCGGGCGCCGCCGAGAGCCTGATGGGCAGGACGAGCGTCCCGGACGACATGGCGATCGAGTCGAAGGTCGTCAGTCGCGCCATCCGCAGCGCGCAGTCGCAGGTCGAGGCGCGCAACGCCGAGATCCGCAAGAACGTCCTCAAGTACGACGACGTCCTCAACCGCCAGCGCGAGGCGATCTACAGCGACCGCCGGCACATCCTCGAGGGTGACGACCTGCACGAGCGTGTGCAGAAGTTCCTCACCGACGTCGTCGACGACATCCTCGACCAGCACACCGGCGAGGGCAGCGGGGACGACTGGGACTTCGACGCGCTCTGGGCCGAGCTGAAGACCCTGTACCCGGTCGGCGTCTCCATCGACGAGGTCATCCAGGAGGCGGGCAACAAGGGCCGGATCAACCGGGACTTCATGCGCCGCGAGATCCTCTCGGACGCCAAGATCGCCTACCAGAAGCGCGAGGAGTCCCTGGGCTCGCCCGCGATGCGCGAGCTGGAGCGCCGCGTCGTGCTCTCCGTGATCGACCGCCGCTGGCGCGACCACCTCTACGAGATGGACTACCTGAAGGACGGCATCGGCCTGCGCGCGATGGCCCAGCGCGATCCCCTGGTGGAGTACCAGCGCGAGGGCTACGCGATGTTCCAGCAGATGATGGGCGCGATCCGCGAGGAGACCATCGGCTTCCTGTTCAACCTGGAGGTGGAGGTCAACCAGGCTCCCGGCGAGGTCGAGTCCCCGGCTGTCGCGGCCAAGGGCCTCACCCCCGCCGAGAACGAGCCTCGTCTCAGCTACTCGGCTCCCGGCGAGCAGGGCGAGGTCGAGGTGCGCAACCAGCGCGGCCAGATCGAGCAGGCCGCCACCGCGCGCGCCCAGCGCCAGCAGCAGCAGTCGGCGCCGGCCGCCGAGGCGCCCGCGCAGGGGGCGACCCAGCGCGGCGCGTTCGGCCAGCGTGTGCAGGGCGACGAGGCCCCGGTCAACCGGGCCGAGCGTCGGGCGCAGGCGAAGAAGCGCTGACGACGCAGGAGTGAACGGTGCGGCGGCCCCGGCGGGGCCGCCGCACCGGCGTTTCCGCACGGTTCGAACTTTCGGACGATGCCGGCACGACCGCGGCACGCGAGGCTGGAACCATGAAGCTCTCGTTCGTCGCCGCCTCCGTCTATCTCGCCCTCGGCATCGCCTCCGGACTGTTCTACCGGGAGTTCACGAAGGCCAACGACGCGGCCGACGGCGTCGCCACCCAGCTGAGCGTCGTGCACACCCATCTGCTCGTCCTCGGCTTCGTGGTGTTCCTGATCGTGCTCGTGCTCGACCGGATCTTCGCGATCGCGCGTGGCCCGCTCTTCCACTGGTTCTTCTGGACGTACAACGCCGGCCTTCTGCTCACCACCGCGATGATGGTGGTGCACGGCTCGCTGACGGTGCTGGGGGAGCAGAGCTCATCGGCGATCGCCGGCATCGCGGGGATGGGCCACATCCTGCTCACGATCGCGCTCGCGCTCCTGATGACGTCGCTGGGCCGGCGGATCTTCGGCCTGGGGTCGCGGGCGAACACCGCCATCACAGCACCGTGATCGCGGTCGCGCGCCAGCGGGAGCGGTGACGCTCGAGCCGCATCGCGATCGCCCGGGAACGTGCACGCTCGTGGACGACCACGACCGCCTCGACCGTCGCCTCGTCGAGCGTGCAGAGGTGCGGGACGCCGATGCGCACCCGGGGACGCATCGCCCGCGCGCCCGTCGCACGGCGCGCGCGGCCGGCGATGACCGTCCGCCGCATCAACTGGACGAACACGGCGTCGCTGATCCAGCGTGCGATGTGGTCGAGCGATCGCGCGCCGGCGATGATCTCGACCACGCAGAGCGCCAGGTTGGCGCACAGCAGGCCGGGATCGCGGTCGAGAACGGCCTCCGTCGTCGGCACGAGGGACAGGGCGGGCGTCGTGACCTGGTCGGCGTCGTCGGCGCCGTCGGCCGGTTCCGCCACGCCGACGTCCGCATCCCTCTCGATGCCGATGCTGCTTTGCATGACCCCTCCTCCAGACCTCGCGCGTCCCCGGCGCGGCGAGCCTCACTCAACCAGCGCCCCCGCCGCCGTGACCAGAGCCCGAACGCGGGTGTGGATCGGCGTCCGCCTACACTTGAGGGGTGTCGACGCTCAGTGATCTCGTTCATGCCCAGGGACGCTCCTCCGAGGACGATGTCGAATGGCTCCACGGTCTCGTCGGCGACTGGCAGCTGCTCGCCGACCTTGCGTTCGCGGACATCGTGCTGTGGGTTCCGACGACCGATGACGACTTCGTCGCCGTGGCGCACGCGCGCCCGTCGAGTGCCGCGACGCTCTTCTACCGCGACTTCGTCGGCCAGCGGATCAAGCCGGAGTGGCGCCAGCAGGTCACGGACGCCTACCGCACCAAGGAGATCATCGACACCTCGGCGCCCGACTGGTACGAGGAGACGCCGACCCGCGTGCGCGCCGTCCCGGTCATCCGCCGGCTGACGGTGCACTCGCCCGACACCGCGGACGAGCCCGTCGCCGTGATCACCCGGCACACCAATCTCAGCGAGGCGCGCACCCCGAGCCGCCAGGAGCTCACCTTCAACGACTGCGCGAACGACCTGTTCAACATGATCGCGACCGGCGACTTCCCCGACCTCGGCGCGCCCGCCGCGCCGCGCAGGGGTGCCCCTCGCGCCGCCGACGGCCTCATCCGGCTGGACGTGGACGGCACCACCACCTTCGCGAGCCCAAACGCCCTGAGCGCCTTCAACAGGATGGGCTTCACCGGTGAGCTCGAGGGCGAGTCGCTCGCCACCGTCACGACGGGTCTGCTCGCCGGCACCATCACCGTCGACGAGTCGCTGCCGCTGGTCGTGACCGGCCGGGCGCCGTGGCGGACCGACATCGAGGCGCGCGGGGTGACGGTGTCGCTCCGCGCCATCCCGATCCGCAACCGGGGCGAGCGGGTCGGCGCCATCGTCCTCTGCCGCGACGTGTCCGAGCAGCGCCACCAGGAGCGCGAGCTGATCACCAAGGATGCGACCATCCGCGAGATCCACCACCGGGTGAAGAACAACCTCCAGACGGTCGCCTCGCTGCTGCGCATCCAGGCGAGGCGGACGCACTCCGAGGAGGCGCGCGAGGCGCTCAGCCAGGCCATGCGCCGCGTCGCCGCGATCGCCGTCGTCCACGACACCCTCTCGACGGGCCTCGCGCAGATCGTCGACTTCGACGACGTGTTCGATCGCGTGCTGCTGCTCGTCGCCGAGGTCGCCGCGAGCCACACGACCACGGTGCATCCCAAGAAGTCCGGCACCTTCGGGTCGCTGCCGAGCGAGTACGCGACGCCGCTCGCGCTCGCGCTCACCGAGCTCGTGACCAACGCGGTGGAGCACGGCCTGGCGGGGCGCGAGGGCCAGGTCGAGATCATCGCGCACCGGTCGTCCGACTCGCTCACCGTCAAGGTCGTCGACAACGGCTCCGGCCTGCCCGAGGGCAAGGTCGGAAGCGGGCTCGGCACGCAGATCGTGCGCACCCTCATCCAGGGCGAGCTGGGCGGCGCGATCGACTGGCACACGATGATGGGACAGGGCACCGAGGTCACCATCGAGGTGCCGCTGCGCTATCTGACGAAGGCCTGACGAACGCGTCGCTTCCGAGCGGAATGTCCAGCGGGCCGGCTGCGGCGAATCGTCGCGGCGGACGAATCGTCGCCGTGTTGACAGGCACCGGTGGGGTGCCGGAAGAATGGTCGGCCGTGACCACTGCCGATGCATCCCACCAGAACGTCCGCCGTCCCTCGATCGCCCTCGATGGCAAGTCGTTCGACATGATCTCGTCGACCTCGAGCGCCGTGGATGCCGCCGCGCCCACCCGGTTCCTGTACCGCGAGGCGGACGGTGTGCTGTGGGGCGACTACACCGGCGACACGGTGACCGTCGGCCGGTTCGTGGGCCGCCGCGAGGACGACGAGCTGCACATCTCGTTCGTGCACCGCGGAGTGGACGGGAGCACCGCGCAGGGCTCGGCGGTCTCGCAGGTGAGCATCGACGAGACGGGGCGCCTCGTCCTCACCGAGCGCTACGCGACGCCGGACGGCGCGGAGCACATCTCGGTCTGCCGCGAGGTCGGCTGAGCGCGGCGAGCTGCGCGCCGCGCGCCTGCATCCCGGGAAAAGGACCCGGTCAGCGGCGTTTCCGTTCCGCGTGCAGGCGCTCGGCGCGCTGATCGCTGGTGCGCACGAAGCGCGTCATCCCCATCCGCTCGCCGGAGGCCTGCAGGGTGTCCGACACCGGCTCCGGCAGGCGCAGCGAGACCTGCGCCGAGTACTCGTCCATCAGGAAGACGGTGACGGTGGCCTTGATCGACGGCCACTGCGCAAGCCGGGTCGCGACGAGATTGTGGATGGCTGACACCCCGCTCGCGCGCACCAGCAGCATCGCGTCGTGCTCGCCGGTCATCACCGTGAAGTACTCCAGTTCGGGCAGCGTCTCCACGCGGGCTCGGAAGTCGGCCCACTGGCTCTGCCGCAGCGTCACGAAGACCAGCGCCGCCACGCTGAGACCGACCGCCTGCGGGTCGATGTCGGCGTGGATCCCGCGGATCACACCGTCGGAGACGAGCGCTTCGTAGCGCGCATAGGCGTTGGAACGGGAGATCCCCAGCTGCTCGGCGAGGGCGGCGATGGAGATCCGGCCGTCCTCGCGCAGGAGTTCGAGCATCTTCAGATGCGTCTCGTCGAGTTCCATGCGCCCTCACATTCGTCCAACCGGGGTCGATTCATCCCCACTGTTTGGAGATAATATGCCGCGCAGCGGGGAGGTGGCTACATTTTGTTCCGCTGAATTGGTCGTGAGTTGACACTCCGTTCCGCGACCCAGTACTTTCACACCTAACCTTCCAACCGAGACCAAAGGGGTCACCCGTGTCCCACTCCCTGCGTCGCGCGGCCGTCGTCGGCCTCGCCGTGGCCAGCGCGCTCGTGCTGAGCGCCTGCTCCGGCACCTCCTCCAGCTCCTCCTCCGCCGGGAAGTCGATCGTGGTCGACGCCTCGTTCGACCTGAAGACGGCCGACCCGAACCGCGAGTACGAGACCACCGGCGGCATCGTCGCGCACGCCCTCTACCAGACGCTGCTCACCTTCGAC
It encodes the following:
- a CDS encoding DUF2871 domain-containing protein, giving the protein MKLSFVAASVYLALGIASGLFYREFTKANDAADGVATQLSVVHTHLLVLGFVVFLIVLVLDRIFAIARGPLFHWFFWTYNAGLLLTTAMMVVHGSLTVLGEQSSSAIAGIAGMGHILLTIALALLMTSLGRRIFGLGSRANTAITAP
- a CDS encoding Rv3235 family protein, whose product is MQSSIGIERDADVGVAEPADGADDADQVTTPALSLVPTTEAVLDRDPGLLCANLALCVVEIIAGARSLDHIARWISDAVFVQLMRRTVIAGRARRATGARAMRPRVRIGVPHLCTLDEATVEAVVVVHERARSRAIAMRLERHRSRWRATAITVL
- a CDS encoding histidine kinase N-terminal domain-containing protein, producing MSTLSDLVHAQGRSSEDDVEWLHGLVGDWQLLADLAFADIVLWVPTTDDDFVAVAHARPSSAATLFYRDFVGQRIKPEWRQQVTDAYRTKEIIDTSAPDWYEETPTRVRAVPVIRRLTVHSPDTADEPVAVITRHTNLSEARTPSRQELTFNDCANDLFNMIATGDFPDLGAPAAPRRGAPRAADGLIRLDVDGTTTFASPNALSAFNRMGFTGELEGESLATVTTGLLAGTITVDESLPLVVTGRAPWRTDIEARGVTVSLRAIPIRNRGERVGAIVLCRDVSEQRHQERELITKDATIREIHHRVKNNLQTVASLLRIQARRTHSEEAREALSQAMRRVAAIAVVHDTLSTGLAQIVDFDDVFDRVLLLVAEVAASHTTTVHPKKSGTFGSLPSEYATPLALALTELVTNAVEHGLAGREGQVEIIAHRSSDSLTVKVVDNGSGLPEGKVGSGLGTQIVRTLIQGELGGAIDWHTMMGQGTEVTIEVPLRYLTKA
- a CDS encoding Lrp/AsnC family transcriptional regulator yields the protein MELDETHLKMLELLREDGRISIAALAEQLGISRSNAYARYEALVSDGVIRGIHADIDPQAVGLSVAALVFVTLRQSQWADFRARVETLPELEYFTVMTGEHDAMLLVRASGVSAIHNLVATRLAQWPSIKATVTVFLMDEYSAQVSLRLPEPVSDTLQASGERMGMTRFVRTSDQRAERLHAERKRR